The DNA region GCCTCCTCGACCTCCCGGGGCACGTTCATGAAGAACTGCCGCATGAAGAACACCGCGAACGGGGTCATGAACATCGTCGGCAGGGAGATGCCCAACAGGGAGTCGACCAGGCCGAGTTGCTTGATGAGCACGAAGTTCGGCAGCAGCGTGAAGATCGTGGGCACCATCAGTCCGGCCAGGAACAGTCCGAACACCTTGTCCCGGCCGCGCCACCGCAGCCGTGCGAAGGCGTACGCGGCCATGGCGGAGAAGAGGATCTGGAAGACGGTGATCAGGGTGGACACGATCGTCGAGTTGATCAGATAGCGCCAGAACTTGAGCCCGCCGCCCGAGCCGCCCTGGGCGATCGCCTCCTCGGCGGACTGCAGGCCCAGGGCCCGTTCGAAACCGCCGGTCGTCAGGTCCACGGGCAGGGGATCGCCGGGGTGGGCCGCGAGCGCCGTGTTCGAGGAGAGCGCGGTGCGCAGGATCCAGTAGAACGGCAGCAGGGTGATGAGCACCATCGCGGCCATCACCGTCCAGGCCACGACCTTCCCGGGGGTGATCCTTGGGCGCTGTGTGCGCCGTACCTTCGTCGTCGTTGCCGTCACGGCAGTCATGTCGGTCGCTCCCTTCTTCAGCCGAGGTCGGTCTGGCCGGCCCGGGTGAGCCGGTACTGGACAAAGGTGATCGCGCTCAGCACGACGAGCAGGGCCACGGACATCGCCGACGCGTAGCCGAACTGGAAGCGGCCGAAGGCGGCGCCGTAGATGTAGTACTGGAGGACGTTGGTCGCGTTCGCCGGACCGCCCGCGGTGGTCACCGCGACCGTGTCGAACACCTGGAACGAACCGATCACCGTCATGATCAGGACCACCGCGAGGACCGGCCGCAGCAGCGGCATGGTGATCCGCCAGAACATCCGCCACTCGCTCGCGCCGTCCACCTTGGCGGCCTCGTACATGTCGTTCGGGATGGCCTGGAGCCCGGCGAAGAGCAGCAGAGCGGTGTAGCCGACATGCCGCCAGACGTTGATCAGGGCGATCGTGGGAATCGCCCAGGTCTCGTCCGCGAGGAACGGGATGCGGTCGAAGCCGAGCCCGGCGATGATCTCGTTGCCGATGCCGAGCTGGGTGTCGAGCATCCAGAGCCAGACGATGCCGGCGACGACGTTCGACATGAGATACGGCGTGAGAACGATCCCGCGGAGCACCGCCGACTGGGTCAGCCGCTGAAGCAGCACGGCTATGGCGAGCGCCGAGACCGTCTGGAGGCCGATGTTGATGAAGACGTACTCGACGGTGACCGTCAACGAGTCCCAGAAGATGGGGTCCTTGACCATGCGGACGTAGTTGTCGAGGCCCACCCACTCCGCCGGGGTCAGCAGATTGAAGCGGGTGAAGCTCAGATAGATTCCCCGCAGCGTCGGCCACAGCAGGAAGACCAGGAAGCCCAGCATGGCCGGAGCGATGAACAGGGCCGCCAGGGCGCCGTCACCACGTCCGCCACCGTCACGGTCTCGTTTCTCGCGGGTTCTCGGCTTCGGCTGTGTCCCCTCGACGTCGCGCAATGGCAGACGCGACGGAGGGCTGGAGGCGACGGTCATCAGGAGACTCCCTCGTCTGCGGCTCGTCCTCGGGCCCCACTTACTTTTGGGCCGAAAGAATCCAGCCGTCAAGAGGTGTGCGCACATCTTTTCCTGAAGACGTTCGACGACATAGGGTGGTGTCATTACTTCTGCGTCGAAAGAAACAATGTGGGGGTTCGGTCATGACCGCACGTGCCGCCAGCTGGCTGCCGCTCAGTCCCGGTGAGCGTGCCGTCGCCATCGAGGTGCTCACGCACGGCCCTCTGTCGCGCAGCGACATCGCCCGTCGGCTCGACCTCTCCGCGGGCAGCCTCACCCGGCTGACGAAGCCGCTCATCGAGTCGGGTCTGCTGATCGAGGTCGCCGAGGGCACCTCGCTCCCCGAGGTGCGCCAGGGCCGCCCGTCCCAGCCTCTCGACATCGTCGCCGAGTCCCGCACCTTCGCCGGGTTCAAGATCACCCAGGACATGGTGTACGGCGTCGTCACCACCCTGAAGAGCGACATAGTCGCCCGCCGTGACCTGCCCCTCACCAGCCATGACCCGGCCCATGTCGTGGACGTGCTGCGGGAGCTGACCGACTCGTTCGCACGCGACTTCCCCGGCCTCGCCGGCATCGGCATCGGCCTGGGCGGCCGGGCCTCGGACCGGTCCGTCGTCGAGGAGTCGGCCTTTCTCGGCTGGCGCGACGTCCCCCTGGCCCGGCTCGTCGAGGAGCGCACCGGGCTGCCCGTCGTCGTCGACAACGACGTCGCCGCGCTCGTCGAGGCCGAGCGGTGGTTCGGCGCCGGCCGGGGCCTGGAGCGCTTCGCGGTGCTCACGATCGGCGCGGGTATCGGCTACGGGCTGGTGAGCGGCGGCCGACGGGTCGCGACCGCCGAGGACGGGCTGGGTGTCGGTCGCTTCTGGATCGTGGACTCCAACGGCCCGCTCACCCCCGACGGCGAGCGAGGCAGCGCCATCTCCCTGCTGACCATCCCCAGCATCCGCTACCAGATCCGGGCCGCCACCGGCCGCGACATCACGTACGACGAGATCCTCGCCCTGGCCGCCGAGGGCGAGCCCATGGCGGCCCGTGTCATCGGGGAGGCGGCCCGCGCCCTGGGCACCCTCGTCGCGCAGATCGCCAACTTCGCCATCCCCCAGAAGATCGTCCTGGCCGGCGAGGGCGTGGGCCTGGTCGACGTGGCGGGACCGGCCGTCGAGGAGGCCATCCTCGCCAACCGCCACCCGCATGCGGAGCCGGTCAATCTGGAGACCAAGGTGTCCGACTTCCACGACTGGGCGCGGGGCGGCGCCGTACTGGCGATCCAGGTGCTCGTCCTCGGCGCGGGGGCGGCCTGACCTGGCTGTGGAATGTCTACCCGACAAGGTCATTGGATGCCTACCGGACATGGCCATGGAATGGCTACCGGTAAGTAGTCCTGCTGACAGTGACTCCTCACATGGTCTTCACGCCAGGCCCCGTATGATTCACGGCATGTCCACCACTCACCGACGTGCATCGGTCGCGCCGAAGCGATCGGCCGCCGAGGTCAACGAGGAGATCCGAGCCCTGTGGCTGCGGAGCGGTGGGACGCTGAGCGGCGAGCAGCGGCGGGAGTACCAGCGGCTCGTCCTGGAGTGGGCGGCCGCCTCTCCGCGCGCCCACTCGCCCACGGATTCCGCCCACTCGCACACCGACTCGTCGAAGGCAGCCTGACCGGGCGACCCACCTCCCTGGCGCCTGGCATCAGCCCTTCATCGCCCCCTGGAGCAGCCCCGCGATGAAGCTGCGCTGGAAGATCACGAAGAGGATCAGGATCGGCAGCATCACGATGATCGTCCCCGCCGCCAGTGTGGGGATGTCCGTGCTGTTCTGACCGACGAAGAAGCCGAGGCCCGCGGGCGCCGTGTGCTTGGTCGTGTCCTGGATGAGCACCAGCACCAGCAGGAACTGGTTCCACGACCACATGAAGACCAGCAGCCCGAGCGTCATCAGGGACGGCCTCGCCAGCGGAAGCAGAATCCTCAGCAGGATCGTCGCCGACGAGGCACCGTCGATACGGGCGGCCTCCACCAGCGACGGCGGGGTCGACTGGAAGTGGGTGCGCATCCAGAACACGCTGAACGGCATGAACAGCGCGATCTCCACCAGGATCACACCCAGGTACGAGTTGGTCAGACCGAGACCCCGCAGGTCGAAGTAGAGCGGGACCACGATCAGTTCGACCGGGATGGTGAGCCCGGCGATGAAGAAGGCCGCGACCGCGTTGCCGCCCGGGAGCTTCATCGTGCCGAGTGCGTAGCCCGCCAGCGCCGCCAGGACCAGGGAGGCGGGGACCACACCGACCGCGATGGTGAGGCTGTGCTGGATCAGGTCGGAGAACCCGGCCACCGACCACGCCTGCTCGTAGTTGTCCCAGCTCCACCGCTCCGGCCAGGTCAGTCCCACCACCGGCGTGCCCGCGGGCTGCAGTGAGGCGAGGAAGACACTGAGGAACGGGATCACGACGGCGATCGCCATGACCGTCAGCAGCGTGTAACCCGACCAGCGTTCCGAGCGAGTGGCGGTGTTCATGACTCCGACCTCGACAGACGGTTGATGAGGTAGACGATCCCGAGTATCAGACAGCCGAGGACCACGGCCAGGGCCGCGGCGAGCCCCACCTTGCCCTCGGAGAACGCCAGCCGGTACACGAGCAGGCCCGGGACCGTCGTCTGCTCACCGGGGCCGCCGTTCGTCGTCACGTACACGATGTCGAAGCTGGCGAGCGCGGCCACCGTGGTCACGGTCATGGCCACGGCGAGTTCGCCGCGCAGGTGGGGCAGGGTGATGGAGACGAACTCCCGGATGGGCCCTGCCCCGTCGATCCGGGCGGCCTCGTACAGGCTGGGATCGACCTTCTGTACGCCACTGAGGAAGAGCATCATGCACAGGCCGCTCAGCACCCAGGTGCCGACGAGGCCCACGGCGATCAGCGCGGCGCCGAAGTCGCCCAGCCACGCCCGTGTCACACCGTCCAGCCCGACCGCGCGGAACGTCTGGTTCACCAGCCCGTCGTCCCCGTACAGCCAGCGCCAGGTCACACCGACGGCGACCAGCGGGACGACCTGCGGCAGCATGAACAGGAAGCGGTACGCCCCCATGCCCGGCCGCCGGAAACGGGCCAGCAGACCGGTCATCGCAAGGCCGACCACGATGGGAATGAAGGAGAAGAACACCACCAGTACCAGGGCGTTGAGCACGGACCGGCGCAGGATGGGGTCCTGGAGGATCTCCTGGTAGTTGCCGAGGCCGACCCAGTCGCCCAGTGTCACCCCGTCCCACTCGAACAGCGAGAGATACGCCGTGTGCAGGGCGGGCAGCACCGCGAAGCAGAAGTAGACGGCGAACGCGGGCAGCACGTACACATAGCCGCGATACGAGCTGCGCCTGCGAGGGCCCTGGGATCGGACCCGGACCTCCGTCGACCGGACCCGGACGTCCGGGGGCT from Streptomyces sp. NBC_00258 includes:
- a CDS encoding carbohydrate ABC transporter permease; translated protein: MPSRPPVQQPPDVRVRSTEVRVRSQGPRRRSSYRGYVYVLPAFAVYFCFAVLPALHTAYLSLFEWDGVTLGDWVGLGNYQEILQDPILRRSVLNALVLVVFFSFIPIVVGLAMTGLLARFRRPGMGAYRFLFMLPQVVPLVAVGVTWRWLYGDDGLVNQTFRAVGLDGVTRAWLGDFGAALIAVGLVGTWVLSGLCMMLFLSGVQKVDPSLYEAARIDGAGPIREFVSITLPHLRGELAVAMTVTTVAALASFDIVYVTTNGGPGEQTTVPGLLVYRLAFSEGKVGLAAALAVVLGCLILGIVYLINRLSRSES
- a CDS encoding carbohydrate ABC transporter permease, whose protein sequence is MTAVTATTTKVRRTQRPRITPGKVVAWTVMAAMVLITLLPFYWILRTALSSNTALAAHPGDPLPVDLTTGGFERALGLQSAEEAIAQGGSGGGLKFWRYLINSTIVSTLITVFQILFSAMAAYAFARLRWRGRDKVFGLFLAGLMVPTIFTLLPNFVLIKQLGLVDSLLGISLPTMFMTPFAVFFMRQFFMNVPREVEEAALLDGAGKIRIFYRVMLPMASTPILTLGVLTYITSWNDYFWPLMVSYSDSSRVLTVALAIFRAQTPQTGYDWSGLMAATLIAALPMLVLFGFFARRIVSSISFTGIK
- a CDS encoding carbohydrate ABC transporter permease yields the protein MTVASSPPSRLPLRDVEGTQPKPRTREKRDRDGGGRGDGALAALFIAPAMLGFLVFLLWPTLRGIYLSFTRFNLLTPAEWVGLDNYVRMVKDPIFWDSLTVTVEYVFINIGLQTVSALAIAVLLQRLTQSAVLRGIVLTPYLMSNVVAGIVWLWMLDTQLGIGNEIIAGLGFDRIPFLADETWAIPTIALINVWRHVGYTALLLFAGLQAIPNDMYEAAKVDGASEWRMFWRITMPLLRPVLAVVLIMTVIGSFQVFDTVAVTTAGGPANATNVLQYYIYGAAFGRFQFGYASAMSVALLVVLSAITFVQYRLTRAGQTDLG
- a CDS encoding carbohydrate ABC transporter permease, whose amino-acid sequence is MNTATRSERWSGYTLLTVMAIAVVIPFLSVFLASLQPAGTPVVGLTWPERWSWDNYEQAWSVAGFSDLIQHSLTIAVGVVPASLVLAALAGYALGTMKLPGGNAVAAFFIAGLTIPVELIVVPLYFDLRGLGLTNSYLGVILVEIALFMPFSVFWMRTHFQSTPPSLVEAARIDGASSATILLRILLPLARPSLMTLGLLVFMWSWNQFLLVLVLIQDTTKHTAPAGLGFFVGQNSTDIPTLAAGTIIVMLPILILFVIFQRSFIAGLLQGAMKG
- a CDS encoding ROK family transcriptional regulator, whose product is MTARAASWLPLSPGERAVAIEVLTHGPLSRSDIARRLDLSAGSLTRLTKPLIESGLLIEVAEGTSLPEVRQGRPSQPLDIVAESRTFAGFKITQDMVYGVVTTLKSDIVARRDLPLTSHDPAHVVDVLRELTDSFARDFPGLAGIGIGLGGRASDRSVVEESAFLGWRDVPLARLVEERTGLPVVVDNDVAALVEAERWFGAGRGLERFAVLTIGAGIGYGLVSGGRRVATAEDGLGVGRFWIVDSNGPLTPDGERGSAISLLTIPSIRYQIRAATGRDITYDEILALAAEGEPMAARVIGEAARALGTLVAQIANFAIPQKIVLAGEGVGLVDVAGPAVEEAILANRHPHAEPVNLETKVSDFHDWARGGAVLAIQVLVLGAGAA